The following nucleotide sequence is from Terriglobales bacterium.
CCCGATTAGCCTATTTCAGGCTCTTCACGTAATGCGCGACAGCCTTCATCTGTTCATCCGAAAGACCCGCAATAGCTTTCTTGTGAGGCGCTTTCTTCGCTTCGTTGCCTTTGCTGATCATCAGCAACACGTCATCCTCGCTCAGCTTCGTGCCCTTCAAGGCCGGACCGATC
It contains:
- a CDS encoding cytochrome c gives rise to the protein MKVRTAKWGVLTLSAVLSFSCLGWTQDDGQAIFKQKCAACHGPAGEGKIGPALKGTKLSEDDVLLMISKGNEAKKAPHKKAIAGLSDEQMKAVAHYVKSLK